Part of the Taeniopygia guttata chromosome 30, bTaeGut7.mat, whole genome shotgun sequence genome is shown below.
ACAGCGGCTTTTGCGACAGCGGCGCTGTAAAGCGCGGGGTGTTGACAGCGGCCGGCGGAGCAGGAAGTGAGTGAGGGTAAACCGGGATAAACCGGGATAAACCGGGATAAACCGGGATAACCGGGAGCGCTGGGGGCGCCGCGActgggggtgaggggctgcgGGCAGCTGGAGGGGGGGCGGTGTCGTGTGGGGCGCTCTGGGAGGGGGCAAAGGCGCCGTGGGGCCGTGAGGGGCGCGGGGAGCTCGGGGGGATTGGGGCGCTGAGGCGGCTCTGAGGGGGATTGGGGCGCTGAAGCGGCTCGGAGGGGGATTGGGGCTCTGAGGGGGATCGGGGCTCTGAGGGGGATCGGGACGCTGAGGCGGCTCTGAGGGGGAtcggggctcggggggctctgagggggatTGGGGCTCTGAGGGGGATCGGGGCACTGGAGCGGCTCTGAGTGGGAtcggggctcggggggctctgagggggatcggggggctctgagggctcTGAGGGGGATCGGGGCGCTGAGGCGGCTCGGAGGACCCCGGAGAGGCTCGCTGGGGCGCGGTGCGGCTCAGGCCGGGGTCTCGCCGTGCTCCCCGTCCCCAGCGCGGCCCGGCGGACGCGGAGCCATGAGCCGAGCCGGGAGGGTCCCGGGCCGGGGCGCCGCCGTGGCCAGGCAGGTGCGTgtgacccccgggacccccttCTCCGGGTGCCAGGGGGGGGGTCCCGTCCTCCCCCGCTCCGCCTCGAACCCTCTGGGGGATCCCTGGGCCTGGGGGCGATCCCTCCCTCCGGGCCGCGGGGTCCCCTCAGCGTGTCCCCCCGCCCCAGATGGGGCTGCTGCCGGGCAGCCCGGGGGACGCGGACGGGGACGCGGCGCTGGaggcggagctgctgctgctgctggggggcCGGGAGGCGCCGGAGCGGCCCCAGCCGCCCCCCCGAGGTGaatccccctcctcctccagcgGGGACCCGCTCCCCCCAAAatgggggactgggatgggcactgggacccccaaaatgggtTTGTGaccccccccgtgcccccccagaTCTGGCAGCCGTGGaggccctggcccagctctgcctgcgGGACCccccggaggaggaggaggaggaggaggaggaaggggaggaagatCTGGAGaatgaggaggagctgctggtgaggGGGGAGGTGCTGAGCTTGGAAACGGGGATCCTGCCCAGGCTGATTCCCGGGAtctctggggctggaaaagggatCCCGCCCAGGCTGATTCCCGGGATctctgggcaggcagagctgcaggaggtgctggaggaggggTCTGAGAGTCCAGCGGATGCAGAGACCCCGCAGGTACAGCCGGGGTGATCCCAGTGCccgtcccagtgctcccagtgcccatcccagtgctcccagtgctccctgtGCCCGTCCCAGTGCCCGTCCCAGTCCTGATCCCAGTGCCcgtcccagtgcccatcccagtttGATTCATCCCAGGGTGGATCCCAGGGTGGATCCCGGAGGTGCTCCCGGTGTTCCCAAAGTTCCCGGTGTTCCCGGTGCACCCGGTGTTCCCGGTGTTCCCGGTgttcccggtgctcccggtgtTCCCGCAGGATCCCGCGCCCGCGGCGGCGCTGCTGGCCGAGCTGGAGGAGCGGGCACAGCTCTACCGGGCTGCCCTGGGGAACAGCGGGAACGACAACGGGAACAACAACGGGAGCAGCAGCGGGGCCCGGCTGCGGCGCCTCCAGCGCGGCCTCAAGGTGAGCCCAACCCCTCAAAGCCTTGGACCGGCCCTGGCTCCGCGCTGTTCTTCCCAGATATCGAGCAGCTTGGCACAGTTCTGAGCCAGTTCGGCCTGAATCGGAGCAGTTTCGTGCTGGtttccccagtgctgagcccacTTTTGCCTGATTTTCCCACTTCTGAGCCCACCTTTGTCTCACTGTTTTAGTTCTGAGCCCACTTTTATCTGACTTTTTCCAGTTCTGAGCTCACTTCTATCTCACTTTCCCCAGTTCTGACCAGTTTCATGACAATGAAATCCCATTATATTCCCCTTATtccattattattattccatattattattattattattccacGTCACTCCCTTATTTTCTACCCCAcctgtttcctttccttcagcCCTGACTCTTATCCCGTTTTCCAGCTGCAGATCCTATTTCTACCCCGTTTTTCCATGCTCTGCCCCCATGTCACCCCTTTCCCCCAGATTTTCACCCTTTTCCCAATCCCCCTTTGCCCCCAGACCCTGGAGCAGATGCTGGAGTCGGTGCGGAGCGGGAAGCCGATCGACCAGGCTGAGATTCCCCCTCCCGTGGCTCTGGGGAAGGCAACTGGGACCCCTGGGGCGCCTCCCGCTGTGAGCCCCGAGCCCCCAgtgcagcccccagtgcagcccccagcccctgcccagcctcccccagccccggaCCCCTGCCCGGGTCCCGGCTCGGTGCCGGTGCTCCGCCTGcgcctccaggagctgcagaaggaaGCCCTGGGGGCCAAACGCCGTGGGGACAACGCCATGGCCCTGGAGCACTTCAGGGCGGCCAAGGTAACGCCCAGCATTCCTGGAGTCCCCCCCAGATCCCTTCTCtttccccagaattcccattttcctgtgGTTTTCCAGAGGCtggaggcacagctggaggcGCTGGGGCAAGGCCGGGCTCCGCCAGCCCCGGGTGAGACCCCGACCCCGATGGGAAGGGCGGAACCCCCGGTTCAGACTGCCctgttttgggggtcctggtgggatcTGGCTGCTCCTTTCCTGCAGATCCACAGCCAGAGGAGCCGAGGGATCCACCAGTGAGGGATCCACCAGTGAGGGATCCACCTGCGAGGGATCCACCTGCGAGGGATCCACCTGCGAGGGATCCGCCGGCCACCAGCCCAGGTCAGCTCCCTCCTGGGAGGGGGaacggggaggaaaagggggattTGTTGGGATTTCCCCGTTTGTgccaccccagagcccccccggGCGCCGCGGGACGTGCGGGAGGCGCTGGAGCAGCGCATGGAGCGGTACCGGGCGGCCGCGGGCCAGGCCAAGGACAGCGGGGACGCCAGGAAGGCGCGGATGCACGAGAGGATCGTCAAGGTGGGAGGGCTGCAGCCCGGGGGGATCCCAGCCCAGAGGGGATCCCCGTTCCAGAGTGGGGATCCCAGTCCAGAGTGGGGATCCCAGTCCAGAGTAGGGATCCCAGTCCAGAACGGGGATCCCAGTCCAGAGGGGGGATCCCAGTCCCAGAACGGGGATCCCAGTCCCAGAACGGGGATCCCAGTCCCAGTTTCCCCACAATGACATCAGTGCCCCTCTGTGGGTGCTCCCAGTctgtccccagtgctcccagtctgtccccagtgttcccagtcCCCATCTGTGGGtgctcccagtctgtcccagtgttcccagtctgtccccagtgctcccagtctgtcccagcgCCCCTCGGGGTGCCCCTgaccccctgtgcccctcccCAGCAATACCAGGCCGCGCTCCGTGCCCACAGTGCTGGCAAGGCCGTGGATCTCTCGGAGCTGCCGGTGCCCCCGGGTACGTTCCCCGTCCCTCTCCCTGACCccggggggcacagggggggcGGGAAGGTCCCGTTCCCACCGGGGCCCTCCCCTTTTCCAGGCTTCCCCCCCATCCAGGGCACGGAGAGCCCAGCCGAGCCCAGCATCTCCGGGATGCTGGAGGCGGCCTCCAGGCTGGCGGCGCcggagcaggaggaagaggaggaggaagaggaggaaaaggaggacaCCAAGGCAGGATTTTGGTTaggtggggtggggaggaaaTCCAGGGGATTTGCAGGGGGGGACATTCCCAGTGATTCTCATCCTGTCCTCCAGGCGCAGCCCAGcgctccccctgtgccccctcccaaACAACCAGCCCGGAATTCCCAAGCGGCTCCCAAACCTGCTGGGAAAGGTAccgggaggggctgggggcagcgaTGGGGGGTCAGGGCACCTCCTGCCCCCTCCCAGCGGGGCGAGGGTCCCCCTGACCCCGcgcccccccagcccagcagcagctggagttCCTGGAGCTGCGGCGCCGGCAGCTGGCGCAGGCCGCGCTGCGCGCCAAGCGCCGCAACGACCTGGAGGGAGCCAAGCTGCTGCTGCGCCGCGCCAAGGGCGTCGAGGGGCTCCTGCAGGCCGCCCGCGGGGGGCTGCCCGTGGACATCGCCCAGGTCAGTCCTCTGCCCCTCCGTCCAGCCCGGATCCCGCCCCAGGGCCGGATCCCGCAGGATCCCCCATCCCTGCCGTAGGTGCCGGAGGTGCCCCTGGACGGCGCCGAGTTCGAGCtgggcccggcccggggggtCCCGATGACCCCCGAGGTCGCCAAGACCTTCCTGCAGCTGGCGGCGGCTCTGAGGAAGCAGCACCAGGTGGGGCTGATGGCCCAGAAAAGGGGGGGACATTAAAATGGGATGGTGGCCCAAAAAACGGGAGCGTCCCCAAGAATCGAGGGGAGTGGGGAGCGCCCCAGGATAATGGATGGCATGGAAaacttccttctcttcctccttttcccttcttGGCCATCTTCCttgtctcctttttccttttcctcttttctttttcctttcctcctttctccttttctgcctttccctcctcctcttcctcccctcccgTTGCTCCCCCAGATGTGCCTCACCTACTCCCGACAATTCGCTCACCTGGGGAACATCTCGGAGACCACCAGGTGAGGtttgggctggggagggggggtcaggctcctcctcctcctcttcctgcgGGGGGTGGgctcacctgtccaggtgtgtccccccAGGTGCGAGGCGCTGGCCGAGGAGTGCCGGCGGCACATGGAGACCCTGAGGAGGGAGCACGGCCGGGGGG
Proteins encoded:
- the CC2D1A gene encoding coiled-coil and C2 domain-containing protein 1A isoform X1 codes for the protein MSRAGRVPGRGAAVARQMGLLPGSPGDADGDAALEAELLLLLGGREAPERPQPPPRDLAAVEALAQLCLRDPPEEEEEEEEEGEEDLENEEELLAELQEVLEEGSESPADAETPQDPAPAAALLAELEERAQLYRAALGNSGNDNGNNNGSSSGARLRRLQRGLKTLEQMLESVRSGKPIDQAEIPPPVALGKATGTPGAPPAVSPEPPVQPPVQPPAPAQPPPAPDPCPGPGSVPVLRLRLQELQKEALGAKRRGDNAMALEHFRAAKRLEAQLEALGQGRAPPAPDPQPEEPRDPPVRDPPVRDPPARDPPARDPPARDPPATSPEPPRAPRDVREALEQRMERYRAAAGQAKDSGDARKARMHERIVKQYQAALRAHSAGKAVDLSELPVPPGFPPIQGTESPAEPSISGMLEAASRLAAPEQEEEEEEEEEKEDTKAGFWLGGVGRKSRGFAGGDIPSDSHPVLQAQPSAPPVPPPKQPARNSQAAPKPAGKAQQQLEFLELRRRQLAQAALRAKRRNDLEGAKLLLRRAKGVEGLLQAARGGLPVDIAQVPEVPLDGAEFELGPARGVPMTPEVAKTFLQLAAALRKQHQMCLTYSRQFAHLGNISETTRCEALAEECRRHMETLRREHGRGGPPPRPRYEQRTFSIVKTFPELSSSDLELGIERGIGLPVPPGVAPGDLDTFVRFEFPHPSVEEAQRDKTNVVKGTDCPEFRARFRLRLLRGHRGLRRLLSSRGIRLEVTQKGGLFRPERALGSVQLRLEGLEGSCELREQLELLDGRRRTGGRLEVWVRIREPLGPQRQLEPRSERWLVLEPAAEPTVAVPKPSAAAPKDGNNRALPTLPSLNLLLFDRERLERKMVPLGRAGRPVPPELRQQHQELQRRIQGLRARLQGGDPRFRTEYAEHLERHLRLYTEAARRLGTQGEREAAKEALYKRNLVESELRKLRG
- the CC2D1A gene encoding coiled-coil and C2 domain-containing protein 1A isoform X2, with product MSRAGRVPGRGAAVARQMGLLPGSPGDADGDAALEAELLLLLGGREAPERPQPPPRDLAAVEALAQLCLRDPPEEEEEEEEEGEEDLENEEELLAELQEVLEEGSESPADAETPQDPAPAAALLAELEERAQLYRAALGNSGNDNGNNNGSSSGARLRRLQRGLKTLEQMLESVRSGKPIDQAEIPPPVALGKATGTPGAPPAVSPEPPVQPPVQPPAPAQPPPAPDPCPGPGSVPVLRLRLQELQKEALGAKRRGDNAMALEHFRAAKRLEAQLEALGQGRAPPAPDPQPEEPRDPPVRDPPVRDPPARDPPARDPPARDPPATSPEPPRAPRDVREALEQRMERYRAAAGQAKDSGDARKARMHERIVKQYQAALRAHSAGKAVDLSELPVPPGFPPIQGTESPAEPSISGMLEAASRLAAPEQEEEEEEEEEKEDTKAQPSAPPVPPPKQPARNSQAAPKPAGKAQQQLEFLELRRRQLAQAALRAKRRNDLEGAKLLLRRAKGVEGLLQAARGGLPVDIAQVPEVPLDGAEFELGPARGVPMTPEVAKTFLQLAAALRKQHQMCLTYSRQFAHLGNISETTRCEALAEECRRHMETLRREHGRGGPPPRPRYEQRTFSIVKTFPELSSSDLELGIERGIGLPVPPGVAPGDLDTFVRFEFPHPSVEEAQRDKTNVVKGTDCPEFRARFRLRLLRGHRGLRRLLSSRGIRLEVTQKGGLFRPERALGSVQLRLEGLEGSCELREQLELLDGRRRTGGRLEVWVRIREPLGPQRQLEPRSERWLVLEPAAEPTVAVPKPSAAAPKDGNNRALPTLPSLNLLLFDRERLERKMVPLGRAGRPVPPELRQQHQELQRRIQGLRARLQGGDPRFRTEYAEHLERHLRLYTEAARRLGTQGEREAAKEALYKRNLVESELRKLRG